Proteins from one Rhinopithecus roxellana isolate Shanxi Qingling chromosome 20, ASM756505v1, whole genome shotgun sequence genomic window:
- the METTL9 gene encoding methyltransferase-like protein 9 isoform X3 produces MRLLAGWLCLSLASVWLAQRMWTLRSPLTRSLYVNMTSGPGGPATAAGGRKENDQWYVCNREKLCESLQAVFVQSYLDQGTQIFLNNSIEKSGWLFIQLYHSFVSSVFSLFMSRTSINGLLGRGSMFVFSPDQFQRLLKINPDWKTHRLLDLGAGDGEVTKIMSPHFEEIYATELSETMIWQLQKKKYRVLGINEWQNTGFQYDVISCLNLLDRCDQPLTLLKDIRSVLEPTRGRVILALVLPFHPYVENDLNCLQI; encoded by the exons ATGAGACTGCTGGCGGGCTGGCTGTGCCTGAGCCTGGCGTCCGTGTGGCTGGCGCAGAGGATGTGGACGCTGCGGAGCCCGCTCACCCGCTCCCTGTACGTGAACATGACGAGCGGCCCGGGCGGGCCGGCGACGGCCGCgggcggcaggaaggagaacgACCAG tggtatGTGTGCAACAGAGAGAAATTATGCGAATCACTCCAGGCTGTCTTTGTTCAGAGTTACCTTGATCAAGGAACACAGATCTTCTTAAACAACAGCATTGAGAAATCGGGCTGGCTATTTATCCAATTATATCATTCTTTTGTGTCATCTGTTTTTAGCCTGTTTATGTCTAGAACATCTATCAATGG gttgctAGGAAGAGGCTCAATGTTTGTGTTTTCACCAGATCAATTTCAGAGACTGCTTAAAATTAATCCAGACTGGAAAACCCACAGACTTCTTGATTTAGGTGCTGGAGATGGAGAAGTCACAAAAATCATGAGCCCTCATTTTGAAGAAATCTATGCCACCGAGCTTTCTGAAACTATGATATGGCagcttcagaaaaagaaatacag aGTGCTTGGTATAAATGAATGGCAGAATACAGGGTTCCAGTATGATGTCATCAGCTGCCTGAACTTGCTGGACCGCTGTGATCAGCCCCTGACTTTGTTAAAAGATATCAGAAGTGTCTTGGAGCCAACTAGAGGCAGGGTCATCCTTGCCCTGGTCCTCCCTTTTCATCCCTATGTGGAAAACG